Proteins from a genomic interval of Candidatus Eremiobacterota bacterium:
- a CDS encoding cytochrome ubiquinol oxidase subunit I — protein sequence MDQVIAARAQMGTSLAFHIVFAALGVGLPLLVFVAEGVWLRTKRRAYYDLARTWSKGMAILFAVGAVSGTILSFELGLLWPTFMRYAGALIGLPFSLEGFAFFVEAIFIGVYLYGWDRLSPRAHWLSAIPIALSGALSAGFVTMVNAWMNIPSGFRLVNGKIVDVDPIAAMFSPPWLVEGVHAALAAYVMTGFGAAAVCAFALLRRSAQDRIDQVRAGLTIAMIVAAIAIPLQFIAGDTIARFDAEHEPAKFASLEALWKTQRHAPITIGGIVGRGETRYGIEIPGALSWLVSFDPNSEVTGLDRIAPTGYPPIATVHYSFDTMVGSATLLLLVAFAWFVFALRKRDLPRRLLAAIAFSGPLSLVTLEAGWFVTEFGRQPWIARGLLRTGDAATIAPGIAVQLYVFSCVYVILAATCWWLLRRVGRKPQAAARKPLAPKAATP from the coding sequence ATGGATCAGGTGATCGCGGCGCGAGCCCAGATGGGAACCTCGCTCGCGTTCCACATCGTCTTCGCAGCGCTCGGCGTCGGCTTGCCGCTCCTCGTCTTCGTCGCCGAAGGCGTGTGGCTTCGCACGAAGCGCCGGGCGTACTACGATCTTGCCCGAACCTGGTCGAAGGGAATGGCGATCCTCTTCGCCGTCGGCGCCGTCAGCGGAACGATCCTTTCGTTCGAGCTCGGCCTGCTGTGGCCCACGTTCATGCGCTACGCCGGCGCGCTGATCGGCTTGCCGTTCTCGCTCGAAGGCTTCGCATTTTTCGTCGAAGCGATCTTCATCGGCGTCTACCTGTACGGCTGGGACCGCCTGAGCCCGCGCGCGCACTGGCTGAGCGCGATCCCGATCGCCCTCAGCGGCGCGCTTTCCGCCGGCTTCGTCACGATGGTGAACGCCTGGATGAACATCCCGTCCGGGTTTCGCTTGGTGAACGGAAAGATCGTCGACGTCGACCCGATCGCCGCGATGTTCAGCCCGCCCTGGCTCGTCGAAGGCGTGCACGCCGCGCTCGCCGCCTACGTGATGACCGGCTTCGGGGCAGCCGCAGTCTGCGCGTTCGCACTGCTGCGCCGAAGTGCCCAAGACCGCATCGACCAAGTCCGCGCCGGCCTGACGATCGCAATGATCGTCGCCGCCATCGCGATCCCGCTTCAATTCATCGCCGGCGACACGATCGCGCGCTTCGACGCCGAGCACGAGCCCGCCAAGTTCGCCTCACTCGAAGCGCTCTGGAAAACGCAACGCCACGCCCCGATCACGATCGGCGGGATCGTCGGCCGCGGCGAAACGCGATACGGCATCGAGATTCCCGGCGCGCTGAGCTGGCTCGTCAGCTTCGATCCCAACTCCGAAGTGACGGGACTCGACCGCATTGCGCCGACCGGCTATCCGCCGATCGCGACCGTTCACTACTCCTTCGACACGATGGTCGGCAGCGCAACACTGCTGCTGCTGGTCGCCTTCGCCTGGTTCGTTTTCGCGCTGCGCAAGCGCGACCTTCCGCGCCGGCTCCTCGCCGCGATCGCATTCTCCGGCCCGCTTTCGCTCGTCACGCTGGAAGCGGGCTGGTTCGTCACCGAGTTCGGCCGCCAGCCGTGGATCGCCCGCGGCTTGCTGCGCACCGGCGACGCGGCAACGATCGCGCCCGGAATCGCCGTGCAGCTCTACGTCTTCTCGTGCGTCTACGTGATCCTCGCCGCGACGTGCTGGTGGCTACTCCGCCGCGTCGGCCGCAAGCCACAAGCCGCCGCCCGCAAACCGCTCGCCCCGAAAGCCGCAACTCCGTGA
- a CDS encoding cytochrome d ubiquinol oxidase subunit II, whose translation MTAAYAAAAVVVAALTLYAIFGGADFGGGVWDLFASGPRRQAQRDTISDAIGPVWESNHVWLIFAWVALFTCFPPAYADVGTYLNAPLTLALLGIVLRGAAFVFRNYASDDPTMARTWSFVFGAS comes from the coding sequence GTGACCGCGGCCTACGCCGCGGCGGCGGTCGTCGTCGCCGCGCTCACGCTCTACGCAATCTTCGGCGGCGCCGACTTCGGCGGCGGCGTCTGGGATCTGTTCGCGAGCGGCCCGCGCCGCCAAGCGCAGCGCGACACGATCTCCGATGCGATCGGCCCCGTCTGGGAGTCGAATCACGTCTGGCTGATCTTCGCCTGGGTCGCGCTCTTCACGTGCTTCCCGCCCGCCTACGCCGACGTCGGCACGTACCTCAACGCGCCGCTCACGCTGGCGCTCCTCGGCATCGTCTTGCGCGGCGCTGCCTTCGTCTTCCGCAACTACGCCTCCGACGATCCGACGATGGCGCGCACGTGGTCGTTCGTTTTCGGCGCCTCG